A part of Syngnathus acus chromosome 20, fSynAcu1.2, whole genome shotgun sequence genomic DNA contains:
- the LOC119139203 gene encoding dnaJ homolog subfamily C member 13-like isoform X2: MNVLKDNKDLACYYTTKHSWRGKYKRVFSVGTHGITTYNPTTLEVTNQWPYGDICGIGPVGKGQGTEFSLTFRKGTGKKSETLKFSTEHRTELLTEALRFRTEFSEGKITGRRYNCYKHHWSDTRKAVSLEVTPGGIDQIDPHTNRVLCSYDYRNVEGFAETSDYQGGFCILYGGFGRLHLFASEHRDDIIRSAIEHAGNFIGIVLRLRKETLTFESFVTERFGKYSSDESITSLAEFVVQKITPRHQEPVKRILALTETCLVERDPASYNIVTIKPFEEVFALICDVDNPQVFTVEFIRGQIRKFSSTERDSLLASLLDGVRASGNRDVCVKMAPTRRGQRWGLLCMPVDEEVESLHLKFLAAPPNGNFADAVFRFNANISYSGVLHAVTQDGLFSENKEKLINNAVLALLSQEAELPALNAELESHFQAIRRLVASKAGFQAFTQLPKFREKLGVKTVKALKRNNNGVTHAAIDMLCALMCPMHDDYDLRQEQLNKASLLSSKKFLENLLEKFITNVDQGSGALVISSLLDFLTFALCAPYSETTEGQQFDMLLEMVASNGRTLFKLFQHPSMAIVKGAGLVMKAIIEEGDKEIATKMQELALSEGALPRHLHTSLFTISADQRMLTNRQLSRHLVGLWTAENPVAMNLLKRILPTGLLAYMDSSDSVPEKDVDRMHVRNNLKIATDLLNRSKVPEWQRIAGKAAKEVEKFAKEKADLVLMHWRDKMGIAQKEDRNNLNANQKPVILRKRRQRIKIEANWELFYYRFQLDHARSNLIWNLKTREELRDALEGEMRAFNVDRELGNATVISWNHQEFEVKYECLSDEIKIGDYYLRLLLEEDENAESSAIKRSYEFFNELYHRFLLTPKVTMKCLCLQALTIVYGKCFEEIGPFTDTKYIVGMLDRCTDKLERDRLILFLNKLILNRKNVKDVMDSNGVRILVDLLTLAHLHTSRATVPLQSNVLEASPDMKRESEKEWYFGNADKERRGPFSFEEMQESWTTGVLTAKTRCWAQGMDGWRPLQAVPQLKWCLMATGQAVMNETDLATLILNMLITMCSYYPSRDQDNAIIRPLPKIKRMISDSACLPHIVQLLLTFDPILVEKVANVLYLVMQDNPNLQRLYLTGVFFFIMMYTGSNVLPVARFLKYTHLKQAFKSEESKGQDIVQRSVLGPALPEAMVCYLENYEAERFSEIFLGEFDTPEAIWSCEMRRMMIEKIAAHIADFSPRLQSNTRALYQYCPIPVVSFPQLDNELFCNIYYLRHLCDTVHFPNWPIRDAVKLLKDTLDAWKREVEKKPPSMSIDDAYEVLNLPKGQGIHEESKIRKAYFRLAQKYHPDKNPDGRDMFEKVNKAYEFLCTKSARVLDGPDPENIILILKTQSILFNRHKDDLEPYKYAGYPMLIKTITMETQDDQLFSKTSPLLPAAAELAFHTVNCSALNAEELRRENGIEVLLEAFSRCVSVLTASSKADDMAVQVCGHICKCYSVAAQFEECREKMIELPYIIRDLCHILYYGKGLPKTAALAVQCVSSFAVDFFLQTQLYHAGVLWHLLVHLFNYDYTLEESGVQTSQDSNQQEVANYLAKLSLVSLSRLGGYLPLPRSLDGGDLAPETNGVETVPPENPSIRKSLAALLTPYISRKLGTGSSPEVLKLLNSNTENPYLIWNNGTRAELLEFLEGQQEDNIKRGENDESFGAEFTFSEHGKELIVGEIFVRVYNEQPTFPLEHPKAFAASLLDYVGSQAQYLHTLLAMSQSNKVESQQHAERLRFAEMALEALRNVIKNNPGSETECIGHFKLLFSLLRVHGAGRVQQLVLEVVNTVTSNQECVSNIAESLVLSNLLLLLHSLPSSRQMVLETLHALTSNTKIVKEAMAKGALIYLLDLFCNCTHPQVRTQTAELFSKMTSDKLVGPKVRLTLIRFLPSVFMDAMRDNAEAAVHIFEGTHENPELIWNDSSRETVSTTVREMMLEHFKQQKDNPDINWKLPEDFTVAYGAGQGELEVGGVFLRIFIAQPGWVLRKPRDFLVSLLETLTELLEKNNPNGEALETVTTAAVCLFSTQAQLADQVPPLGHLPRILAALNHKNNAIPKSSIRLIHVLSDNELCVRSMSALEAIGPLMTGMKARADMAGLACEALNRMFQKEQTELVAQALRVDLVPYLLKLLEGIGLETVDNPSATKAQIVKALKSMTRSLQYGEQVNEILAKSSVWSAFKDQKHDLFINESQTAGYLTGPGVAGYLTAAGSGTTVLPSSPPPEDSDQG; encoded by the exons ATGAATGTCCTGAAAGACAACAAGGACCTGGCCTGCTACTACACCACCAAGCACTCCTGGAGGGGGAA GTACAAGCGCGTCTTCTCTGTGGGCACGCATGGCATCACCACGTACAACCCCACCACGCTGGAAGTGACAAATCAG TGGCCTTATGGAGACATTTGTGGAATCGGGCCAGTGGGAAAAGGCCAGGGAACGGAGTTCAGCCTGACCTTCCGAAAAGGCACCGGCAAGAAGTCAGAGACACTCAAGTTCTCCACTGAGCATCGAACGGAGCTGCTCACCGAAGCACTG AGATTCCGAACTGAATTTTCAGAAGGGAAAATCACTGGCAGG CGGTACAACTGCTACAAGCACCACTGGAGCGACACGCGCAAGGCCGTCAGCTTGGAGGTGACGCCGGGCGGCATCGACCAGATCGACCCACACACCAACCGGGTGCTGTGCTCCTATGACTACCGCAACGTGGAAGGCTTCGCCGAGACCTCCGACTACCAGGGCGGCTTCTGCATCCTTTACGGCGGCTTCGGCAGGCTG CATCTGTTTGCCTCGGAGCACCGCGACGACATCATCCGCAGCGCCATCGAGCACGCCGGCAACTTCATTGGCATCGTGCTGCGGCTGCGGAAGGAGACGCTCACCTTTGAGAGTTTTGTGACCGAGCGGTTTGGGAAGTACAGCTCAGACGAGAGCATCACCTCGCTGGCCGAGTTTGTGGTGCAGAAGATCACCCCGCGCCACCAG GAGCCCGTGAAACGCATCTTAGCGCTGACCGAGACGTGCTTGGTGGAGAGAGATCCGGCTTCCTACAACATCGTCACCATCAAGCCGTTCGAGGAG GTGTTTGCGCTCATCTGCGATGTCGACAACCCTCAAGTGTTTACAGTGGAATTCATCAGAGGCCAAATCAGGAAGTTCTCCTCCACAGAACG GGATTCTCTTCTGGCCAGCCTGCTGGACGGCGTGCGCGCTTCGGGCAACAGGGATGTGTGCGTCAAGATGGCGCCCACGCGGCGCGGCCAGCGATGGGGCCTCCTGTGCATGCCCGTGGACGAGGAGGTGGAGAGTCTGCACCTCAAGTTCCTGGCTGCGCCTCCAA ATGGCAACTTTGCCGACGCAGTGTTCCGCTTCAACGCCAACATCTCCTACAGCGGCGTGTTGCACGCAGTCACACAAGAC GGTCTGTTCTCGGAGAATAAAGAGAAGCTGATCAACAACGCCGTCCTGGCCCTTCTGTCGCAAGAGGCCGAGCTGCCCGCGCTCAACGCCGAGCTGGAGAGCCACTTCCAGGCCATCCGCCGACTGGTGGCCTCCAAGGCCGGCTTCCAGGCCTTCACTCAGCTACCAAA GTTCCGGGAGAAATTAGGAGTAAAGACGGTGAAAGCTTTAAAGAGGAACAACAACGGCGTGACGCACGCTGCTATCGACATGCTTTGCGCCCTGATGTGT CCCATGCACGACGACTACGACCTGAGGCAGGAGCAGCTCAACAAGGCGTCCCTGCTGTCATCCAAGAAGTTCCTGGAAAACCTGCTTGAAAAATTCATCACCAATGTG GACCAAGGAAGCGGAGCTTTGGTCATCAGTTCACTGCTGGACTTTTTAACCTTCGCCTTGTGCGCCCCCTACAGCGAGACCACCGAGGGCCAGCAGTTTGACATGCTGCTGGAGATGGTGGCCTCCAACGGACGCACGCTCTTCAAACTCTTCCAG CATCCTTCTATGGCCATCGTCAAGGGAGCCGGCTTGGTGATGAAGGCCATCATTGAG GAAGGAGACAAAGAAATCGCCACCAAGATGCAGGAGCTGGCTTTGAGCGAGGGCGCCCTTCCTCGCCACCTGCACACCTCCTTGTTCACCATCAGCGCCGACCAAAGGATGCTCACCAACAG ACAGCTGAGCCGTCACCTGGTGGGACTGTGGACCGCAGAAAACCCCGTCGCCATGAATCTCCTCAAGAGAATACTG CCGACGGGCCTGCTGGCCTACATGGACAGTTCCGATTCGGTGCCGGAGAAAGACGTGGATCGAATGCACGTTCGAAATAACTTGAAAATTGCCACG GACCTACTCAACCGCAGCAAGGTGCCCGAGTGGCAGCGGATAGCCGGCAAAGCAGCCAAAGAGGTGGAAAAGTTCGCCAAGGAGAAGGCCGATCTGGTCCTCATGCACTGGAGGGACAAGATGGGCATCGCTCAGAAGGAG GACAGAAATAACTTG AATGCCAACCAAAAGCCCGTCATCCTGAGAAAACGACGACAGCGGATCAAGATCGAAGCCAACTGGGAGCTTTTTTACTACAG ATTCCAGCTGGACCACGCCCGCTCCAACCTCATCTGGAATCTGAAGACCAGGGAGGAACTGCGGGATGCGCTGGAAGGCGAAATGCGTGCCTTCAACGTGGACCGCGAGCTGGGCAACGCCACCGTCATCTCCTGGAACCACCAAGAGTTTGAG GTGAAGTACGAGTGCCTTTCCGATGAGATCAAAATAGGCGACTATTACTTGCGCCTCCTGCTGGAGGAGGATGAAAATGCCGAATCCAGTGCCATCAAGAGATC GTACGAGTTCTTCAACGAGCTCTACCACCGCTTCCTGCTGACGCCCAAAGTCACCATGAAGTGCCTGTGCCTCCAGGCGCTCACCATCGTGTACGGCAAGTGCTTCGAAGAGATCGGCCCCTTCACCGACACCAAATACATCGTGGGCATGCTGGACCGG tgtACGGACAAGCTGGAAAGAGACAGGCTCATCCTCTTCTTGAACAAGCTGATTCTCAACAGG AAAAACGTGAAAGACGTGATGGACTCTAACGGGGTGCGCATCCTGGTGGACCTGCTCACCTTGGCCCACCTGCATACCAGCAGAGCCACGGTGCCGCTGCAG AGTAACGTCTTGGAAGCGTCGCCTGACATgaagcgagagagcgagaaggAGTGGTATTTTGGCAACGCAGACAAGGAAAGAAGAGGACCTTTCAGTTTTGAAGAG ATGCAAGAGTCTTGGACGACGGGCGTCCTGACGGCCAAGACCCGATGCTGGGCCCAGGGCATGGACGGCTGGCGCCCCCTGCAGGCCGTGCCGCAGCTCAAGTGGTGCCTGATGGCCACGGGGCAGGCGGTGATGAACGAGACGGACTTGGCGACGCTCATCCTCAACATGCTCATCACCATGTGCTCCTACTACCCCAGCAG GGATCAAGATAATGCCATTATTCGCCCATTACCAAAGATCAAGAGGATGATAAGTGACAGCGCTTGCCTGCCTCATATTGTGCAG ctTCTCTTGACGTTTGACCCCATCCTGGTGGAGAAGGTGGCCAACGTGCTGTACCTGGTGATGCAGGACAACCCCAACTTGCAGCGGCTCTACTTGACCGGagtcttcttcttcatcatgATGTACACGGGCTCCAACGTGCTTCCCGTGGCAAG gTTCCTGAAGTACACTCACTTGAAACAAGCCTTTAAATCTGAAGAG TCCAAAGGTCAGGACATCGTGCAGCGCAGCGTTCTCGGACCGGCCCTTCCCGAAGCCATGGTGTGCTACCTGGAGAACTACGAGGCCGAGCGCTTCTCTGAGATCTTCCTGGGAGAATTCGACACCCCCGAGGCCATCTGGAGCTGCGAGATGAG GCGGATGATGATCGAGAAGATAGCCGCGCATATTGCCGACTTCAGCCCGAGGCTGCAGAGCAACACGCGCGCCCTCTACCAGTACTGCCCCATCCCCGTCGTCAGCTTCCCTCAGCTGGACAACGAGCTCTTCTGCAACATCTACTACCTCCGACACCTGTGCGACACCGTCCACTTTCCCAATTGGCCTATTCGAGATGCC GTGAAGCTGCTGAAAGACACACTTGACGCATGGAAGAGGGAGGTGGAGAAGAAGCCCCCCTCAATGTCAATAGATGACGCTTACGAAGTTCTCAACCTCCCCAAAGGACAAGGAAT TCATGAGGAGAGCAAGATCAGAAAGGCTTACTTCAGGCTGGCGCAGAAGTACCATCCAGACAAGAACCCTGATGGCAGG GACATGTTTGAGAAAGTCAACAAGGCCTACGAGTTCCTTTGCACAAAGTCTGCACGGGTCCTCGACGGCCCCGACCCGGAAAACATTATCCTCATCCTCAAGACCCAAAGCATCCTTTTCAACCGGCACAAAGATG ATCTGGAGCCCTACAAGTACGCCGGCTACCCCATGCTCATCAAAACCATCACCATGGAGACCCAAGACGACCAGCTCTTCTCCAAGACCTCGCCGCTTCTGCCGGCCGCCGCCGAACTGGCCTTTCACACCGTCAACTGCTCGGCGCTCAACGCCGAGGAACTGCGGCGCGAGAACGGAATCGAG GTGTTGCTGGAGGCGTTTTCCCGCTGTGTCTCCGTGTTGACTGCATCCAGCAAAGCGGACGACATGGCCGTTCAG GTGTGCGGGCACATCTGCAAGTGCTACAGCGTGGCGGCGCAATTTGAGGAATGCCGAGAAAAGATGATCGAGCTGCCCTACATCATCAGAGACCTCTGTCACATTTTGTACTACGGAAAG GGTCTCCCCAAAACGGCAGCCTTGGCGGTACAGTGCGTCAGCTCCTTCGCGGTGGACTTCTTCCTGCAGACGCAACTGTACCACGCCGGCGTGCTCTGGCACTTGCTGGTGCACCTCTTCAACTACGACTACACACTGGAGGAGAGCGGCGTCCAGACCAGCCAGGACAGCAACCAGCAGGAGGTGGCCAACTACCTGGCCAAGCTCAGCCTGGTGTCCCTCAGCCGCCTGGGGGGCTACCTGCCGTTGCCGCGCAGCCTCGACGGCGGCGACCTCGCGCCGGAGACCAACGGAGTAGAAACCGTCCCCCCGGAGAACCCCAGCATCCGCAAAAGCCTGGCCGCTTTGCTGACACCGTACATATCCAGGAAGCTGGGAACGGGATCTTCACCTGAG GTCTTGAAACTGCTGAACAGCAACACGGAGAACCCCTACCTCATCTGGAACAACGGCACGCGAGCCGAGCTGCTCGAGTTCCTGGAGGGTCAACAAGAGGACAACATTAAAAGA GGGGAGAACGACGAGAGCTTCGGTGCGGAATTTACCTTCAGCGAGCACGGCAAAGAGCTCATCGTCGGCGAGATCTTTGTGCGTGTTTACAACGAGCAACCAACGTTCCCACTTGAG CATCCCAAAGCGTTTGCCGCGAGCCTGCTGGACTACGTGGGCTCGCAGGCGCAGTACCTGCACACGCTGCTGGCCATGAGCCAAAGCAACAAGGTGGAGTCGCAGCAGCACGCCGAGCGTCTCCGCTTTGCCGAGATGGCTCTGGAGGCTCTCCGCAACGTCATCAAGAACAACCCCG GTTCTGAGACCGAGTGCATCGGCCATTTCAAGTTGCTCTTCTCGCTGCTGCGGGTTCACGGCGCCGGCAGGGTGCAGCAGCTTGTGCTGGAG GTCGTCAACACGGTGACGTCCAATCAAGAATGCGTGAGCAACATTGCTGAGTCGCTGGTGCTGTCCAACCTCCTCTTGCTGCTGCACTCCCTCCCATCGA GCAGGCAAATGGTGTTGGAAACGCTCCATGCTTTGACATCCAACACCAAAATAGTCAAGGAAGCCATGGCCAAAG GTGCTCTCATCTACTTGCTCGATCTCTTCTGTAACTGCACGCACCCTCAGGTTCGCACACAGACAGCTGAGCTTTTCTCCAAGATGACTTCGGACAAGCTGGTCGGGCCCAAG GTCCGCCTGACTCTGATCCGTTTCCTCCCGAGCGTGTTCATGGACGCCATGCGGGACAACGCCGAGGCGGCTGTGCACATCTTTGAGGGAACGCACGAGAATCCCGAACTCATCTGGAACGACAGCTCCCGCGAGACCGTGTCCACTACCGTGCGGGAGATGATGCTTGA gcaCTTTAAACAGCAGAAGGATAATCCTGACATCAACTGGAAA CTGCCAGAGGACTTCACTGTGGCCTACGGAGCTGGCCAGGGCGAGCTGGAAGTGGGCGGAGTCTTTTTGCGGATCTTTATCGCGCAGCCCGGTTGGGTGCTGCGCAAGCCTCGCGACTTCCTGGTGTCGCTCTTGGAGACGCTGACGGAGCTGCTGGAGAAGAACAATCCCAAC GGGGAGGCACTGGAGACGGTCACCACGGCAGCCGTGTGTCTGTTCAGCACGCAGGCGCAGCTGGCTGATCAGGTTCCTCCGCTAGGTCACTTGCCTCGCATCTTAGCCGCGCTCAACCACAAGAACAACGCCATCCCCAAGAGCTCCATCCGCCTCATCCACGTGCTCTCGGATAACGAG ctCTGCGTACGCTCCATGTCCGCCCTGGAGGCCATCGGTCCGCTGATGACCGGAATGAAGGCCCGCGCAGACATGGCCGGGCTGGCCTGCGAGGCGCTGAACCGCATGTTCCAGAAAGAGCAGACGGAACTGGTGGCTCAG GCTCTCCGAGTGGACCTGGTTCCGTACCTCCTGAAGCTCCTGGAAGGTATCGGCCTGGAGACCGTGGATAACCCGTCGGCCACCAAGGCCCAAATCGTGAAGGCGCTCAAATCCATGACGCGCAGTCTGCAATACGGAGAACAG GTGAATGAGATCTTGGCCAAGTCCTCCGTGTGGAGTGCCTTCAAGGACCAGAAGCACGATCTCTTCATTAATGAGTCTCAGACTGCAGGCTACCTGACAG GGCCAGGAGTAGCCGGTTACCTCACGGCAGCAGGCAGCGGCACCACCGTACTGCCCAGCAGCCCTCCCCCGGAAGACAGCGATCAAGGCTGA